Within Burkholderia sp., the genomic segment AGCAAATTTATAAAAACATGGCTTGGAAAGCGCAGTGTGGGCAACAGTCCGCTTCCGGGCTGGTACACGTAGCGCACTGTCCATAAATCCATGGCCCTTACTACTTGTAGTAGTGATCCGCAATTCGTGATCAATAAAAATACCGGAAGATCACTCTCCTTTCCGGAACTGAACCACGCCTGCAAAGCCTTCCTGGATAAAGCTTGTGACCGATTTCACGTAGATATTGATAATGAATACGTCATCTTGAATAAAGCAGCATAGCGAATCGGTTTGTGCATAAAATAAAGAGCGACACGCTTTGGTGATTTCTGGAGACGACGCAGATGGCTGATAACGGCTTTCTTGAGATGCTCCTTGGCTCGTGCTCCGGAGCCTGTTCCGTCACGTTCGCTTTCAAATCCGCGTGGCGTTGTTGCATAAATCTCGTGAGAGCCGTTGACGTTTACGCGCAACGGTCGCGGGGCCAGACCCCTATCAAGTCAGATTCCAGAGTAATCTGCCTAATTTTTCCAAGAAAATACGCAAGGACGTACACAAGAAAGGTGAGCCGAAGGCACACTACCGTGTCAGGAATTGGGCGACCTATAATGCAGGCCTGATCAACCGGGGGAACGTAACAATATGGATAGATGAAGCCGTCCTTGCCAGAATACCCGATGCCATACCCGCACGTGGTCGCCCGTGTCTATACGGCGATACGCTGATTCAGGCATTACTTGGCGTGAAGACCGTCTATCGACTGACGTTGCGCGCCCTGCAAGGTTTCACCCAAAGTCTGCGCGATCTGGCCTTCCCGAGCTTGCGGGTGCCGAATTACACCACGCTCTGTCGCCGGGGAAAAACGCTTGATGTCAAACTGCCGATCCTTCGTGACAATGAACCGATCCATCTGGTTGTCGACAGCACCGGTCTGAAGGTCTATGGAGAAGGTGAATGGAAGGTGCGCCAGCACGGCTACTCGAAGCGGCGCACGTGGCGTAAAGTCCATCTCGCGCTCAACGCCAATACGGGTCAAGTGCATGCCGCGCTAATGACGCATCAGAATGTGGCTGACGGTGACGCTCTGGCCAAGTTGCTCGACCAAATTCCACGCGACAAACAGATCGATGTCATCGGCGGTGATGGTGCCTACGACACCAAGCCATGCCATGCGGCCATTGCTGCACGCAGTGCTATTCCTGCGATTCCGCCACGCCAGGGTGCCGCTCATTGGCCAGCGGATATGCCCGGTGCGGCGTGGCGTAATGGCGCGGTTGATGCAATTGCCCGTGGCGGTCGTCGAGAATGGAAGCAACACAGTGGCTACCACCGGCGATCGCTTGCCGAGAATGCGATGTATCGGTTCAAGAACCCTCACCGGCAACTTTCTCTGGGCGCTTCACATCGCCTCGCAGGCGGTCGAGGTCTCCGTTCGCGTCGGAGTCATCAACCGTATGGCGGACGAGCGAGGTCCGCCACCCGTTCGTATCGCCTGAAATTATGCCCATCGATGCCATGGCGTCCTCTCGCTCGATTTATACAACAACTTATGCAACAACGCTGCTAGAAGCATCTTCTGAAACGCGGCACGACGAATCGTCCGCCACGTCTTCCCGGGCTGGTGCCAGCCATCCCTTTGCCACGCCGAGCCGCAAGCGGGTCAATGAACTCGACGCAATCTTCTGCGATGGCGGCTTACTTGCCCGCATGTTCGACGGCTACCGCCCGCGGGCGTCGCAGATCGATATGGCGCACGCGGTGGCCTCCGTGATGGAGGCATCGGCGCGCAAGCGCACAGCCCACAAGCTTCAGGCTGGCGAGGCAGCACCTGCCTGCGACCAAATACGCGGCGACAACGCCGCCGAAGAAGACGGTTCCGATAATACCCTGATCGTCGAGGCCGGCACCGGCACCGGAAAGACTTACGCCTACCTCGTGCCGGCCATGCTATGGGGCGGCAAGGTGATCGTCTCGACCGGCACCAAGCATCTCCAGGACCAGCTATTCCAGCGCGACATCCCGACCGTGCGCGGCGCGCTTGCTGTGCCAGTCACAATCGCGATGCTCAAGGGCCGTTCCAACTATCTCTGCCATTACTACCTGAAGCGCACTGTCGACAATGGCCGTCTGCCGACACGGCAGGACACTGCCCATCTGCAGGAGATCGTCAGTTTCGCCAAGTTCACGCGCAGCGGTGACAAGGCCGAACTGGCCAGCGTGCCCGAGACGGCACCGGTCTGGTCGATGGTCACCTCGACGCGCGACAACTGCCTCGGCCAAGACTGCCCGCACTACAAGGAATGCTTCGTGATGCAGGCACGCCGCGAGGCGCAGAAGGCCGACGTGGTGGTGGTGAACCACCACCTGTTCTTCGCCGATATCATGCTGCGCGATACCGGCATGGCCGAGCTGCTGCCGAGCTCGAACACCATCATTTTCGACGAGGCGCACCAGTTGCCGGAAACGGCCACGTTGTTTTTCGGCGAGACGCTGTCTACCGCGCAGATGCTCGAGCTCGCACGCGACACCGTGGTCCAGGGCCTGGCGCATGCACGAGACGCGGTCGAGTGGGTCAAGCTCGGTGCCAGGCTGGAGAGCGTGGCACGCAACGTGCGCCTCGTGTTCGCCGATGGCGGCATCGTGCGCGTCTCGTTGGCGCAGCTCGGCGAGGACCATCCGCTATTCGCCGCGCTCGGCGATGTCGATGCTGCTCTCGAGGCGCTCACCTCGGCGTTGGCCGGGCAGGCCGAGCGCGCCGAATCGCTGGGTGCCTGCCTGCGCCGCGCGCGCGAGCTGAAGGGCATCCTAGCAGGCTGGCTCACCCCCGATGCGGCGGTGGCCAGCATGACGAAAACCGTGAAGGAAGGGACGGCGGTCGGCAAGGCAACCG encodes:
- a CDS encoding ATP-dependent DNA helicase; protein product: MPIDAMASSRSIYTTTYATTLLEASSETRHDESSATSSRAGASHPFATPSRKRVNELDAIFCDGGLLARMFDGYRPRASQIDMAHAVASVMEASARKRTAHKLQAGEAAPACDQIRGDNAAEEDGSDNTLIVEAGTGTGKTYAYLVPAMLWGGKVIVSTGTKHLQDQLFQRDIPTVRGALAVPVTIAMLKGRSNYLCHYYLKRTVDNGRLPTRQDTAHLQEIVSFAKFTRSGDKAELASVPETAPVWSMVTSTRDNCLGQDCPHYKECFVMQARREAQKADVVVVNHHLFFADIMLRDTGMAELLPSSNTIIFDEAHQLPETATLFFGETLSTAQMLELARDTVVQGLAHARDAVEWVKLGARLESVARNVRLVFADGGIVRVSLAQLGEDHPLFAALGDVDAALEALTSALAGQAERAESLGACLRRARELKGILAGWLTPDAAVASMTKTVKEGTAVGKATEAKRDDPDEKVHWVEVFSQTVQLHETPLSVAPIFAKQRAGMPRAWIFTSATLSVRGDFTHYAVQMGLSSRRSMTLPSPFDYPAQGLLYVPRDLPQPSSPMFTDAVFNAALPAIEASGGGVFMLCTTLRAVARIASKLRETIEACGWNMPLLVQGDASCTELLDRFRAYGNAILVGSQSFWEGVDVRGDALSLVVIDKLPFAPPDDPVLAARLDALTKKGLSPFAMHQLPQAVIMLKQGAGRLIRAETDRGVLMICDTRLVDKSYGRLIWQSLPPFRRTREIEVVREFFEEGGCGIHA